In the Octadecabacter sp. SW4 genome, one interval contains:
- the raiA gene encoding ribosome-associated translation inhibitor RaiA, which produces MRYQISGKQIDIGEALQTHVKTELGEIFDKYAGRPTEAYVVFSKSGHEFVCETVVHLSTGLTAQAKAHATEIYAAFDGCSEKMEKQLRRYKRRLKDHHKDRSQPVELSDAGSYILAASEESEDAEPENVTSMIVAEMEAKIPSLSVGEAVMQMELANAPVLVFRNEGHNGVNVVYRRDDGNIGWVDPRNSG; this is translated from the coding sequence ATGCGGTATCAGATCAGTGGCAAGCAAATCGACATTGGCGAAGCGCTACAAACCCACGTGAAAACCGAACTGGGGGAAATTTTCGACAAATATGCGGGCCGTCCGACCGAGGCCTATGTGGTCTTTTCCAAGTCGGGGCACGAATTTGTTTGTGAGACTGTTGTGCATTTGTCAACTGGATTGACGGCACAGGCCAAGGCCCATGCTACTGAAATCTATGCGGCTTTTGACGGCTGTAGCGAAAAAATGGAAAAACAGCTGCGCCGCTACAAGCGCCGGTTGAAAGATCATCACAAGGATCGTTCGCAACCTGTTGAACTTTCGGACGCAGGCTCATATATCCTCGCCGCATCGGAGGAGTCGGAAGACGCCGAACCTGAGAATGTCACATCGATGATCGTGGCCGAAATGGAAGCGAAGATTCCTTCGCTATCTGTCGGCGAGGCGGTGATGCAGATGGAATTGGCAAATGCTCCGGTTCTGGTTTTCCGCAACGAAGGACATAACGGGGTCAACGTTGTTTACCGGCGCGACGATGGAAACATCGGCTGGGTTGATCCACGAAATTCAGGCTAA
- a CDS encoding PTS sugar transporter subunit IIA, with protein sequence MQLSDLLRLDGVKVIGAATSKKRLFHDLGAMALDSFDLSQTDVVDALLDREALGPTGVGHGVALPHARLPGLDKVCGLFVRLEKPLDFDSVDRQPVDLVFALFAPEAAGAEHLKALALVSRTMRDADVCAKLRANTDPDTLHSILTEVHATQAA encoded by the coding sequence ATGCAGCTATCGGATTTGTTGCGACTGGACGGCGTCAAGGTAATTGGCGCTGCCACCAGCAAGAAACGTTTGTTCCATGATCTTGGCGCAATGGCGCTTGATTCGTTCGATCTCTCGCAGACTGACGTGGTCGATGCACTGCTTGACCGCGAAGCGCTTGGTCCCACCGGCGTCGGGCATGGTGTCGCCCTGCCCCATGCGCGCCTGCCGGGGCTGGACAAGGTCTGCGGGTTATTCGTGCGTTTGGAAAAGCCACTGGATTTTGATTCTGTGGATCGCCAGCCGGTCGATCTGGTGTTTGCCCTGTTTGCCCCCGAAGCGGCAGGCGCGGAACACCTCAAGGCGCTGGCGCTTGTCTCTCGCACCATGCGTGACGCCGATGTCTGCGCCAAACTGCGCGCAAACACGGACCCCGATACCCTTCATTCAATTTTGACCGAAGTGCACGCTACGCAGGCGGCCTAA
- a CDS encoding sulfotransferase family 2 domain-containing protein — translation MASFDYFVVFAEMRTGSNFLETNINAFDGLACVGEAFNPHFIGYPNREEILGVTQSERDADPDRLMNRIKDNPDTLTGFRFFNDHDKRALDVCLPDPRCAKVILTRNPVESYVSWKIAQATGQWKLTNVKHARVEKIIFDAKEFAAHLAALQEFQVHLLNTLQRSGQTAFYLAYEDLQDVAVMNGLAAYLGCDTRLDALDNSLKKQNPSPMSDKVKNYDEMEIALGQIDHFNLTRTPNFEPRRGPAVPTFVAAPQSPLLYMPIRSGPEAVINQWLAALDGQDQDALMSGFNQKSIRQWKRQHAGHRSFTVVRHPVARAHAAFCDRILQTGPGSYGEIRATLRQRFKLPIPKSMPDDSYDRQAHRTAFLAFLGFLKANLASQTGIRVDAAWASQAGVLQGFAHFVLPDLILREDRLGEDLAILAAQIGKDTMPRPAEASDPHAARLAEIYDAEIETATRAVYQRDYMTFGYGDWG, via the coding sequence ATGGCGTCTTTTGACTATTTTGTTGTGTTCGCCGAAATGCGCACCGGGTCCAATTTCCTGGAAACGAACATCAATGCATTCGATGGGCTGGCGTGTGTTGGCGAGGCGTTCAATCCGCACTTCATCGGGTATCCCAACCGCGAGGAAATCCTTGGCGTCACGCAATCGGAACGTGATGCAGACCCTGATCGGCTGATGAACCGGATCAAGGATAATCCCGACACGCTAACTGGTTTCCGGTTCTTCAATGACCATGACAAACGCGCGCTTGACGTTTGCCTGCCCGATCCGCGCTGCGCCAAGGTGATCCTGACCCGCAATCCGGTCGAAAGCTATGTGAGCTGGAAAATCGCTCAGGCCACGGGTCAGTGGAAGCTGACAAACGTCAAACATGCGCGTGTCGAGAAAATAATCTTTGATGCCAAGGAATTCGCGGCCCATTTGGCCGCGCTTCAGGAATTTCAGGTGCATCTGCTCAATACGCTGCAACGGTCAGGTCAGACAGCGTTTTATCTGGCCTATGAAGACCTGCAGGACGTCGCGGTGATGAACGGTTTGGCTGCCTATCTGGGATGCGATACGCGCCTTGATGCGCTGGACAATAGCCTGAAGAAACAAAACCCAAGCCCGATGTCTGACAAGGTCAAGAACTATGACGAGATGGAAATTGCGCTGGGGCAGATCGACCATTTTAACCTGACCCGAACGCCGAATTTTGAACCCCGCCGTGGCCCTGCGGTGCCGACATTCGTGGCCGCTCCGCAAAGCCCGCTGCTTTATATGCCCATCCGTTCCGGTCCCGAAGCTGTGATCAATCAGTGGCTCGCCGCACTGGATGGGCAGGACCAGGACGCGTTGATGTCCGGCTTTAACCAAAAAAGCATTCGCCAATGGAAACGCCAGCACGCAGGCCATCGCAGTTTCACTGTTGTGCGCCACCCTGTTGCCCGTGCCCACGCCGCGTTTTGTGATCGTATCCTGCAAACGGGGCCAGGCAGTTACGGTGAAATCCGCGCGACCCTACGCCAGCGGTTCAAACTGCCGATCCCAAAGAGCATGCCTGACGACAGCTATGACAGGCAGGCGCATCGCACGGCGTTCCTTGCATTTCTGGGGTTCCTCAAGGCGAATCTCGCATCGCAAACCGGCATCAGGGTTGATGCCGCCTGGGCTTCACAAGCAGGGGTCTTGCAGGGGTTCGCGCATTTCGTGCTGCCTGATCTGATCCTGCGTGAGGACCGGCTTGGCGAAGACCTGGCGATACTTGCGGCCCAAATCGGCAAGGACACCATGCCGCGACCCGCAGAGGCCAGTGACCCGCATGCGGCGCGTCTGGCGGAAATCTATGACGCCGAGATCGAAACCGCGACCCGCGCCGTATATCAGCGCGACTACATGACCTTTGGTTACGGTGATTGGGGTTAG